One genomic segment of Pseudomonas fortuita includes these proteins:
- a CDS encoding diguanylate cyclase, whose product MSQAVEPSPLCPAQQLTRSGLRKDDPLDQVLKPPLRKPVYILLQDHERAQRLAQQLEFFGLLVQALPSAAAFLASISEYPPSAVIMDVDFTGAGQGLLLATQLQKGVAQPVPLLFFSHHEADTPTRLAAVRAGGQDFLTGSLEASSLLEKVELLTNAAPHDPLRVLIIDDSRTQALHTERVLASAGMVTRSLTDPIRTMAELADFQPDLIILDLYMPACTGPELAKVIRHSDRYVSVPIIYLSAEDDLDKQLDAMSEGGDDFLTKPFRSRHLITTVRNRAARARHLKARMVRDSLTGLYNHTHILQLLEDCSFRARREQQPLSFAMLDIDHFKKINDRHGHPMGDRVIKSLALFLKQRLRKTDFIGRYGGEEFAIVMPNTALDAAHKVLDEIRRRFAEIIYPAQPRDLQCTFSAGVVQLDEVLDALTMASAADEALYRAKHAGRNCVVRVEP is encoded by the coding sequence ATGAGCCAAGCAGTCGAGCCGAGCCCGCTGTGCCCCGCCCAGCAGCTGACGCGTAGCGGCCTGCGCAAGGATGACCCACTCGATCAGGTGCTCAAGCCGCCCCTGCGCAAACCGGTGTACATCCTGCTGCAGGACCACGAGCGTGCCCAGCGCCTGGCTCAACAACTGGAATTTTTTGGTCTGCTAGTGCAAGCGCTGCCCAGCGCTGCGGCGTTTCTCGCCTCGATCAGCGAATACCCGCCCTCGGCCGTGATCATGGATGTCGACTTCACCGGTGCCGGCCAAGGCCTGCTGCTGGCCACCCAGCTGCAGAAGGGCGTGGCGCAACCTGTTCCGCTGCTGTTCTTCAGCCACCATGAAGCCGACACCCCGACCCGCCTGGCGGCCGTGCGCGCCGGTGGCCAGGACTTTCTCACCGGCAGCCTGGAGGCTTCCAGCCTGCTGGAAAAGGTCGAGTTGCTGACCAACGCCGCCCCGCACGACCCCCTGCGTGTGCTGATCATCGACGATTCGCGCACCCAGGCCCTGCATACCGAGCGCGTGCTGGCCAGCGCCGGCATGGTCACCCGTAGCCTGACCGACCCGATCCGCACCATGGCAGAGCTTGCCGACTTCCAGCCCGACCTGATCATCCTCGACCTGTACATGCCAGCCTGCACCGGCCCGGAACTGGCCAAGGTGATCCGCCACAGCGACCGCTATGTGAGCGTGCCGATCATCTACCTGTCTGCCGAGGACGACCTGGACAAGCAGCTGGATGCCATGAGCGAGGGCGGTGATGATTTCTTGACCAAGCCGTTTCGCTCACGCCACCTGATCACCACCGTGCGCAACCGTGCCGCCCGCGCCCGGCACCTGAAGGCGCGCATGGTGCGCGACAGCCTGACCGGGCTGTACAACCACACCCACATCCTGCAACTGCTGGAAGACTGCAGCTTCCGCGCCCGCCGTGAGCAGCAGCCGTTGAGCTTTGCCATGCTCGACATCGACCACTTCAAGAAGATCAACGATCGCCACGGCCACCCCATGGGCGACCGGGTAATCAAGAGCCTGGCGCTGTTCCTCAAGCAACGCTTGCGCAAGACCGATTTCATTGGCCGCTATGGCGGTGAAGAGTTCGCCATTGTCATGCCCAATACCGCGCTGGACGCGGCGCACAAGGTGCTGGACGAGATTCGCCGGCGCTTTGCAGAGATCATCTACCCGGCGCAGCCGCGGGATTTGCAGTGCACCTTCAGTGCCGGGGTGGTGCAGCTGGATGAGGTGCTGGACGCGCTGACCATGGCCAGTGCAGCGGACGAAGCGCTTTACCGGGCCAAGCATGCGGGGCGTAATTGCGTAGTGCGAGTGGAGCCTTGA